One Apteryx mantelli isolate bAptMan1 chromosome Z, bAptMan1.hap1, whole genome shotgun sequence genomic window, TCTGTTACAATATTGTCTAAATGTTTTAGAACTTCATTACTTTTGCTATTAAATAGCTTTCTATGCTTAAAGACTGTTTGAATATGATCAAGTATTTTAATGTAATACTAATAAGAGTACTGTACTATGCACAAACTTTTAGCTGTAGTTCAAAcaataaaaacttaaaaatgatctATTAACCATAATTCATGTGTCTTTCTCTGAGTCATTTAAGCAtgcaaaaaatactttaaaaagttttAGAAACATTCTTAGTTATGCTAGATTTGTTCCACAACTGGTTCTTGAACACTGTAACTTTAAATTGTTAAAACTCTTTATTTTGAAAAGGGGGATGGAGcggaagagaaaaaggaacagGCTAGTGTAGAAAATATACTTTATAATCAAGAGTAGTAATGTGCATCTTTGCAGTGCTCAAATGATAGTGGTTTAATCAAAGCTATGATTCTTGTCATTTCTGTACTTAATCTTCTAACTGGAGACAAGACAACACAGTCCAAAGAATCTTCGCTTCCGTCTTCTTACTAATGGGTAAGGAGTCAAGTTTAGGAGGCTGCTATCGTCTGTGatgaaaaaaacacacattttaatACAAttgcataaacacacacacacacacacacacacacacaagtttgTATCTTTGTGTGTCCTCACAGCACCTACAAGATCAAGTAGTAGACTCCGTTGTTTTAGGCACATAGCAAATAATAAACTGAATTTTCTATATTAGAATAAGGGTCTTAAAATGCCAATTATCAGGACTCCATGAAAATGCAATAGAAATTTTGGCATGAGGAATACCCATTCAATGACAAAACCTTAATGAAATTGTACCTCCAGTGCTGGGAGACCTAAGTCAAAATATTCCTACTTAATGAATAATGTTAGGCAACAACTAAAACCCAAAGCACAATAGTTTTGAGATCTTAATTGCAGACATACAAGTTTGACAACCTAAGCTTAAATTCTGGCTTactttaaagataaaaaaaaaaattactgagtgCCATTTGTACACGTCAGTGAGAATTTCAATTTAAAACTTCAAAATCAGAACATCTTGGCACATGAGGACTAAAAGTACTTGCCTTGGAAAGTTAGCACAATCTGCTATCCCTGCTTCTGGTTAGCTTTCTACCTTGTATATTAACTCCTTTTAAATTCTTACAGAACATATATATTAGTGCCTATAATTATGTTAATTTGTCCCCTGTCAGCAAACTGTCTCAAAAATTCTTTAGaatttactttgaatttgagcCAACTTCAAGCAGGGTTTCAGGCTAAGAACTATACCTCATTATGTTCCTATTCTTGATACACTGGGGACCTAGTTTTGATTGGAGGCTCTAGACCCTATTGTAATACAAATACTTAAGTATAAAAACTTAGGTAAGACAACATTTAATAATGTGACCCTTAAGTTCACAAACCACATCAACTAAACTTCTTAGCATAGTAACTTAAATTATGAAAGAGAATCCTAAAAAACATTTATTCAAGCAGATCTGTGAGTAGTCAGTAACATTATGTGAAGTTTGTTTGGGCTTGCAACCATAAGTCCTTTGTggttctcactgaagtcaatggcaaaacacTTGCTAATTTAATTGAAAGAAGGATCAGGTCTTGTAAAGATCAACTCATTCAACAGCATTCAGTCATCTCATAATCATTCTTATAAACTATGCTTGTAATTCATACGTATGTACAATTAAAGTCCAGACCATATTAATTACCTAtaatgttgttgtttgtttgtttgttctgttttcttataCTTTGCTCTAGCTTTAATTAATTAAAGGTCTTGGAATATTTTGTAGTTTTAACTGCTGTGTCAATAATAAGTATGACTGTCCATTCCTGAAGCATCAGTTCTCTGAGGTCAGCTGTAAACTGTGATCACAGTTGGACTCTGCGGGAGCAGCAGAAATGCCATTTGTGATTCTCTGAGCCTGGAGCGGATCACAGAGCGTTAAACTGTCTGGCTGACACGTCTCCCAGCCTGCTGCACAGATGATCGGTGATTTTCAGGCCATTGTTGAAGGACTGTACGGACACCTGCAGGGAAGCGGTCTGTATGCCTTGCTCTCTGTTCTGAATTCCAGTTTCTGTATGTTTTATACCCACCCACATTTGTCTTTTCCGTCCTTATTTCCACCATGCTCCTTTTTTCTAGGCTAGGCATAGACTTCTTGGCATTTTCCCATTCTTTTACAATGGCACATCTGCATCATGTATCTATCTTAAGCAtgattccttttctccttccaaatAATTTCCATTCAGTCTGTCCCTGCCATAAACTCTTACTTCTATAATGAATTCACCCATTCTGTATTCATCTTTTACCATATTATGATGAATGTTAGACTGCTTAGTTCCTCAGGACAAGATCCAGGACACATTAGGCATACTTCGTCAGCTGCCAGTGTGCAAAGAGTATGCAGCACTTAAGGAATACGCATCatcaagaagaaataaaaaaggaaaatgattatCTTTTTTATGTTGTTCACATGAAGAAAGAAAGTGCCTGTAGATGTGGAATATATGAGACTGCTGGGCCACAAGGAAGGCCCATTCCTAAATAAATTCTTTAGGATGAATAGCCCCCTGTGCATTTGTATAGGGTGCCTCATAGCTGGCTACTGGGAAAAGCAAGCTGTTACCAGCCTCAAGGCAGGTATCTCTGCGTAGGGTTAGTGTCTTTTTATCCTTGAGTCATAATACAGATGCTACAACCCTTGCAGGGGTAAACTCCATCATTCAGCATGACCCCTATCATAGTCTGTGCAATTTACACCTtcattacatttgaaaaaaaatgccgCCTCAGATAGGGAATTAGTTGTGCTGCTGCCTTATCTCCCCAGGAGAAGTCTATTATTTTATCTGTAGATACCATATCTATAAACATTCAAAATTCAGTACTTTGAAATATAGTGTTCTCAAGTGAAACTCAGGAGGACACAGTTCACATACTAAATTCTGGCACCACTGAATCAGTAGGGAAAGGATTTCACctggatttttctttctgtaagttCTACAGAAAAAACTAGATTTTCCATATCTAATGGAAGTCAAAATCTTTAATGATCTTAATTTACCTTACATGAAGAAAATATAAAACCTACCTTGATTTTTCAGTGGTAAAGGCATAGTCTCCCTGAGTTTGCTTAAAAGGTTTTTCATTTCTCTCATATCTCTgcagaaacaaatttaaaagaaatacaatagAACAGCAGTTGAAGACTCACAATAGGGAATGGTTCACAGTATCATTTTATATCCTGAACTAATAGAATAAAACCCAAAactaaataatataaaaatctaTTGGGCAAGCATTTGGTTCAAACGTCTCAGGGGATGCATACCAAAATAAAGGGCAGTAAATTTAACAAGGGAAGAATTTTAAGCCAGCCTGATTGTAACTGGTAGCTTTCTGGTCCAAATTTGTTATCTTTTCTGGATCTCAAGTATTCCATGTTAAATGAGTTGGTGGGCACAATGTGATCTTAGTGGCAAAATATTTGATGTGCCTTACAGCTAGCACTGGCCAGTACTATGGCTAATATAATATCTCATTATCAGCATTTTGTAGCTTGTACCATGAATGTGGtgttttaaaaagtaagaaattaTTATACATGTAGTTAATTCATGTCACTTAAGCTCCCTATGGATTAAGAGAAAATTTTAGATAACAGGGATGTCATTCTGGCCCCTCTTAGGAGGACTTTGACGTGGAATTTGctaaaattttaaaaggcagaagATGGAAAATACAATAACAAAATACCATCTCACAAAGCAGGTTACATATGGATATGTTTTGAAAGAGGACAGAAGCTGTAAAAAGGTTCCTGTTTTACAGATAGGTGGAAGACCAGCAATTTTGTGGGCGGGCTTGTGATGTCTTAAGGCTTTCAGGATTTAAAGATAATGCAGTCCTGCCTCATTGATCTACATATGATATGGTTCTTAGAAATGAAGCAGCATGACTGTCTTATTGCTCAGTTCTATTCTCTGAGTTACCCTCTCAGTAGAACAGAACTTTATCCTATAGAAGTAAACACAGGTTGGCCATCAGGATTATTCCCTACCAAAGGGTCTCAGTTTTGTCTTTCGCCTGGACAGTCAAGAGAATGAAAGTCCACTTTGATATACTTTTGGATGATTTTCCCCTCTGCTCTTGAGCCTTCCGCATGTGCAACTATGGGCAGAAACAAATGATATGAACTAGCTTCTGTGCCTTTGGTTTGTGAATGCAAAACTGCAGGCAGCATATTTCAGGTACAAAACCAGAAGCCTGTTAAGATGAGACAAAAACTCTCTCTCTTTTAGCACCATAATTTTCTGCCCTTTGTTTTTGACAGTAGTTCCCTCTGGTAATTAACCAAAGTAAGAATGTCACTTCTCTTTGCCCCTCTTACAGGTATTGCTTTCAGGTATGttaaatgcaacaaaaatgtTAAACAGGCTATAATTTGCAAATACCTACAGTAACAACACTGGCTGCCTAATTGGAAAAGACTAAATAAACTCTAGacagaaatttgttttatttaggAATAAAATGCTACAGATACCTGTCAGTGTTCTCAATATCTGTGGAAACCTGCCATAAATGCTGTTGAATATCTGTTGGAGATGATGATGTGTCTTCTAAAATAGGTATTTCGGAACTCTCCTCCACTTTAGTGTCTAGAATCTTGGGTGGCGCACAAGgctcttttcctttaaaatattgaaaCAAAACATATATCCCTATTACTTATTAATTAAAAGGTGTACTCAGATTATATCATTGATGTTTTGGGCTTAATCTTGCACAGCATAAATGAAGAGAGAGAGTTGTGAATGCAAACTCCAAATAAGAACTGTTCAGAAAGAGAGTGGACCAGAGCAACCTGCTCATCAGAGTGCTGCTGTATGGTCCATGTTACTTCTGCCAAACAAGACTAAGAAGAAGCCCACACAGGCATGTGCAGAGCTTAGGATTTTGTTCAGTAAATATTATGAGGAGTTTCACTTAAACTCCAATGGCTCACATGTGACACAGAAAATAAGAACCACAGGACAGAAGAGAACAAAATAAATAGGGAACTGGAGTATATATTCTGAAAACGATATCAAAAGCTTTGATAATAGGCAACATTGTAATCCATGTCTTTCAATATTACTCACTCTAATACTATGGGAAAATAAAAGACAATAATGTGCAGTTTTGTTCTTGGTGAGATTGATAGCAATACATAGCTGCCACCATTCACAGCCCAGTATGTTGCATATTCCGAATTTGCATACTTACACTTGCCTAATTCATACTTACTATAGGAAAATAAAGGCAATATTGGAACTGTTTGGGGACTTCACGCCAGATCTGTCAGGGCTTTTTGTCAGGGAGAGAACGGGATGTAGGGTGTGGCCCATGATAGTGCAGAACGCAAGAGAGTTAAGTATCGGTGAGATTAGTTAGTATCCTTGCAAACTTCCCATGGACAGCCTGTTGCCATTCTTGGACACTAAGTATTGGACCGGACTGATTCTTTTTGTGTACATCATTTAAATGAGAAATTTCAAAGTGGATCACTTACTGAGAGGTTAGTTTTTCCACTCTTTGTTGTCTAATGAAATAGCTCAAACAATCTCACAAAGAAATACATAAAGCCTtgtaaaaatagagaaaatagtGTTTAAACCAGTGGTACTGAGGAGTTGAGTAGgaggtattttttcattttgcagtttttGCTATTTCAGAAATTTTCACATCAGGACAAACCTGAGCACTTCCTGTAAGGTTTGAAAAGAACAGGAAGGACCAGAGTCTAGTGGTTATCCCATCTTTCTGGCGCATTAGAGACTAAGACCATGCTATACTACTCTCCCACATCACAAATTAGTATCCGAGCTATCAGGCTAttcctcttgtttttctttaaactagAAATTCCTGTAtctgaagaaactgtttcagcagGTTCTTCGAACTGTTATATTTTGATAAAGTATTTCTTTGTTGAAAAATTCTCAGCTACTCCTTGTCTGAATGTACAACTAGACATTACTTATACTATAAGAGCTCTTTGCCTAATGTTTTCATTATCCTTTAAAGTCAGTGCAGTACCCTTTTCCCTGCATTATACATCCTCCCCAAAAGTCATCTAACTGTATGATTCCAAGAGATGACCTGACATAACAGTTTATCATCTAAAAATGGTGTCCTTCATCCTTTCTCTGCTGCTTATTCTGGCACCTACTGCTAACTTTGGCTTTGCCAGATCCCTCTGTGAGCCAGGTGAACCCATCACGTGGTAGAAGATTACCtccacaaacagaaaaataaaaagtgaaaagttTTCTGTTGTTTCAGTGCATTAAATCGGGTCAGTAAAGAACCAAGCATGCTCCAGAGCAAGTGACAGAGGACGAGGGTGATGATATAGCCAGAAGCAGTGGAAGGGAGGAAGAAGTGAAGGCAAGAGGGGGGTggaaatacagagaaagagatCAAGACTTTTTTGGTGGCAACAAGCTCATATGTTGACTCAGTTGCTTGTGGAACAGCAGCCTAAGCCTACTTCCCAGACTGTATTTTTTATTGTGTATCTGTCACCTTTTAGGTAtaactttcaaattatttctGGTGGCAACTGCAGCTTATGCTGTTATTTTAAGGTAGATCTTAATATACAGTTTTAATTGTTCATTTGTGTAAGCTTCATTATTCATTACTTCTTCCAGTACAAGAAGCCCATAACACAATATACTGTTAGCAATATCTGACTTACAGCTTTTTTGTGAAAGAGGGTTGCCCTTGGAAAACTATCTAATTTGTCACTGATGTTGCAGAATACAAGGTGTTGTTGCTAGCACTGAGTGTTAGTTAATTCTGCTGTTATTTTGAAGTGTTGTATTGCAACTGACCTGACCTTTGGTGACATGCCGTCAAGAACAAGCCTGGCTACGTATGCATCCCTCGGTGTGTCTGTAGATGTGAAGGGTGTTTCAACAGAAACAATAATGATTGTTTTTCCCAACTTGAGAACAGAAGTACAGAGACCGCATTGTTCTTTTTGTTAGCACAAAGGCAAGCTCTTGCAGGTTTAGCAGTACGAGTGGCACAGATTTCCTTTCAACCAGAAAGAGCTCTTTGCCAGTAATTTTGTTGTATTGTGAACAGTTCATGAAGCCTTCCTTGAATTTCAGAGCATCTGCTCAATCACTTGAAAACAGTTAAGAGTCAGCTAATAATAAAGGCTTCACTCGAATAATGTCTATGACTCAGGCTTAACATTTCCTACTATATGGCACACACTATAGGGAAATAAAAGTTCTTTAATCTTCTCATCCTAGTGGGGGAAAGGATATCTTTTGTACAACAAACTTTCTTAATATAGAGATGTGAGCCATAAATTTTACTTTCAATTTAGTCAGTGGAAAGACttttactgatttcagcaggaGTTTGGTCACGCACACTGCTGGCAGAGGTGTCCACATGCAGTTGCTGTTCTTGCCAGTTGGCTAGGCAGTGGCTCTTTTTACTGCTGGTGAAATTTTAATATAACACACACTTGATGTACTCTGTGTCTTCTAGCCTCTAATTCATCGTgtccttttattttaagaagtagAGATTTGCTTTTGGAGTGAAAGGCTCTTGAATTAAATGATGCTGAAGATCCAACTCAAATGAGGATAAATAAGAGGGTAAAAAATGATCAGTTCAGTAAGGCTACATCACCTATGACCATGGTGCTATGGGACATACTCACCTGTTGTGCTCCTTGTTGCTTCTGTGGTGACCTCTGTGGTGTTTGCTTCTGCCATACTACACTGTGCTCCTACTCTTCGTCATCACCTGCTTCCCAGAGAAActtacataatgaaaaaaaaatctattatagGTCCCTTACAGCTAGTTAGATTTCACTCCAGATTAACTGGAAAGATCTTTGAGGGGAATAACAGAACTTAATCAAGCTGAGGGAACCCATGTCTCAAAAGAAGGCAACATTTGTATCAGATTTCTAACctagcaattaaaaataaatacaaagctcTAGAACACacataaaatgaatgaaaaagagaACATACAATGGGAAATAGGAGAGGATCTTGTAGGAAGGAAGAAATGTGTTGCTGCAAATATGGTTATCTCAATCTGAGGAACTTCATTTTTGAGTTATACTTGGGATCGGCAGAACATGGAGATTGTCTCTGTGGAAATACTATTATCAAGGGAAAAGTAATGGGAACTATAAGGCTGTAGTGGATACTGTGTTTTCCTCCTTCCATGCCTGTTTTTGGTGTATTCATGTTGGTCTCTTCCTAGTGTCCACATGAGAATGGGTGATTCCCTAGATTTTAAGTGCTTGTTTCTCTACACGTATGTGCTTCTCTTCTCTCTCATACCTTATCCGTCTTGTTTACAAATATCTGCCAGTCTTTAAAACAGAATGCTGAGATTGCAGCACATCAGTTGAACAatcctttccttgtttttcaaAACGCTAAATAAGATGtaatttaaacaaagcaaaataaaacaaaaatcccttCACTGAATTCAAGGTTTCTTTTTCTAATCTGTAACATAATCTATTGAAGGCTTTTAGGtcatattttaagaaaatgtatgTTGTTATCACAAAACGCATAATGGAAAAACAACAGTTATACTATGAACTTCAATATGTAAAGCTTTCTACTGCACATGATACACGCTTGCCTGTGATTTAGTATTATTCTCATGAACCAACAATGCAGGAACGAGATCAGTCTGAATTTACATCACAAAAGCATAATTTATTCTTTCTATAATGCATACACATAATTTTTCCATTAGACTCAATTCTTTCATTTCTTATCTAAGTATTTATAGCATTTCTTCAGGTACCTGCCACTCTGGTATTCTAGCGTGGTATCCTTCTGTCCTCAGCTATGTTTAATAAAGTCAGAGGGGCCCATGCATCTCAATAACAGTGACAGAACTGTTATTTTAGCTAATTCAGCCTTTCATTAGGGCTTCCAAATAGACTTTTGGGAAGAATTAACAAAGTGTAGGTTACAAGCAttaaagtattttgcatttcattctgaGAAATTATTCATGTATAAACACCTCATTTAGGaaaaaacacaggaaacaaaTCAGAATTTGAGAGCATTTCATATAAGGAAGTGTAACATTCCTGAAACTTAATGTATCCTGGACTCATTTTGCCCATGGATATTCACCCAAATTCTATTAAAATTATCAGAGCTACGTGTGAGTAACTGTCAGCAAAAATTACCTTTCCATGGTTGTACACTTCTTTGTCAGTAAGTTACAAACTAGCATAGTGGGTTCACCTGATTCTGGACCATAAGAATAACATATTGTTATGAGTATAAATGCATAGTGACTTGCTTTGTCCAAACTCAGTATAAATAGTTACCAGTTTCAAGCCTTGTACTTCCATGACATGGTAGCTTTAATTATTTTCACAGCATGTTTTGAATTCTGGAAAATACCTCTACTTCATTTTAACCTTCAAAATTTCTGTCCTCTCTTACCTTTGGTCTGTTTTATGTGCTCGCTCCcaaaactagaaagaaaaatgactaCCTTGCACAAACACTGCACAGCTAGCTAATAACATGCTAACAATttgcagtttgggatttttttttatatttctattaTACATTCTTACGTAACCAAACAAGCCAATTATATCTGTAGATGATCATAAGAAAGTAATGGTTTCTCTGTAAACATGTATAGTCACTAAACTTCAGTAACATGCACTTCCGCAGTAACATGCTAATAATGCTAATAATGATCCAGTGATTATAATAATATTCTACAGTTTTTTTATAATGAAGGGAAGATATTATTGTGGAATCAGCAAAGctcttttttctgctgtttttacaCATTCAAATGCGCTGAAGTCCTTTATATTATCAGTGAAAATCTTTGAGTTAGAAATATTTGTGACAGAATACACTGACGTATGCTGAAATGTACTTAAGAACTTTGAGGTAATTCTGGATTTTCTCAGTGTGGGATCTAAACAGCTTCAGTATTAATTTGGAAAAAGGATCATCACAGTCAGCAGCTTCTGTAGAGAGAAGTTATGCCAACTGCTTCCTCTAGCAGCTTGCTAGCTAAGCCAGGGTTTGTTTATTTGATCAAAAGACTAGTCAGTGTTGGGAACATGTACAAGCAAGATCAATAAAGTAGACATAGAACATTTAAAGGAATTAGAGCTGAATTTTGTAAACACTTCAGAGAGATACCAAAGCTTGTCCAGAATATCTTGCTTTCCATGAAACTGtaagtcaaattaaaaaaaaaaagtattaccaGGTGGAAGACCTGTGTGTGATGCTGATCCCTAAGGCATAAAGCTATTCAAGCTAATTCAAATTCAAACAATTGAGGGAGACAAATAAAGCAAAACTAGGCCCAGGAGAGAAGCTCCAGGTTCCAGGCAAGTGAACTGATCTGTTCCTTGACGAAGTCTGAGAGGAGGGATGCTATCCAGAGAAGTTCTGCTAGAGCGTGACAGTGATACAGAAGAAAACTAGGTGAAGTATGCTACTGGTGAACAAACACAGTGAGACGTTTCAGAAGATTTCCTGGAAGAGCTGGAAGAAGAGCTACCATTTGCCATACCGCCAATAGGTATTTGCTACAGTCACCCTGTTATGACAAAAGGGACAGCAAGACCTTTAAAGCTATATGTTAGGGACTGCAGGAAGGCACAAGAGAGTTCCTCACAGTTAACAGGCTCAAGTGCTGCCCTGAAAATTGGACTCTATACCTTCCTCTGCCCTAGAGTTTTCATGTGATTCTAGCCAAGTTGTCTAAACACAGCTTCTCATAATAATTGCTGACAATATGTTTCTCATTTTCTGGTTGCTCAGCTTGAAGACTCTGCACTCACAGCTGCAACTGAAACTACTGAGAGATTACTCTAAGTATGCTGCAATCTCAGATCCTAAATTAGCACTCTTTAGCTTAATCTCCTTGTTCCTTCTTTGCAATGGGAAAAACTGTTACTATCTCACTACCCAAGACAGTTCTGAAGACACTCATCAGTGAAGGAATTACTG contains:
- the RGS7BP gene encoding regulator of G-protein signaling 7-binding protein isoform X2 translates to MLVQEFNTQVALYRELVISIGDVSVTCPSLHAEMHKTRTRGCDMAYQAHQKLAAISGPEDGEIHPEICRLYIQLQCCLEMYTTEMLKSICLLGSLQFHRKGKEPCAPPKILDTKVEESSEIPILEDTSSSPTDIQQHLWQVSTDIENTDRDMREMKNLLSKLRETMPLPLKNQDDSSLLNLTPYPLVRRRKRRFFGLCCLVSS